Genomic DNA from Chlorogloeopsis sp. ULAP01:
CAATCTGGTGAATTTCGCGTATTTAACCAATTTACTGAACAATTTAGTGTTGGTGACTTGGCGCTAATGGTGAAAAAAGCCGGAAACGCGATGGGACTAAATGTGGAAATTAATAATTTGGAGAATCCTAGAATCGAGAAAGAAGAACATTATTTCAATGCTAAAAACACTAAGCTGCTGGATTTAGGACTACAGCCTCATTATCTCTCTGATTCTTTGCTCGATTCTCTGCTCAACTTTGCCGTCAAATATCAAAATCGAGTTGACAAATATCAAATTTTGCCGAAAGTTACTTGGCATCGTAGCAATAACGGATAAATAGGCGATCGCTTATTCTGGTTATGTTTATAGTACTGCCTGAACTAGGAATTAGTCATATCAACATCTACCGACTAATTCCTGAATCGGCAGTGCTAAATACTGTTAACCAAAACTACCAGCAAACCATCAAAATTAACAATTGTAAATGTGAATAAGGCTAGCTAAAGAAACTTACTGAAATCAAGTTTAGTCGCTGGTCTCAAACTAATCGTTAGGTTTTCCGATCCAATAACGACCAGCGCTCACTAACAGTCGACTATATCATCCAATAATTAGTGATTTTGCTGCTAATAACGGCTATTCTGAAGAAAGTAAAGATCATGATGGACTAAGTCCGCACACAATTGCTCCTAGTCCAGCAGACGATTTACTCTGTGATTAATGGTGTAATTGCTCAGAAGTTGGGATTATCTAAACGCTCTGCCTGTAATCAATTAAGTATTTTATGAGGATTGCTCTATTTACCGAAACCTTTCTGCCCAAGGTTGACGGCATCGTTACGCGCTTGCGCCACACAGTTGAACACCTACAACGTAGGGGAGACCAAGTACTGGTAATTTGTCCAGATGGTGGTATGACTGAATATAAAGGGGCGCAAATATATGGTGTCTCTGGTTTTCCACTACCACTGTATCCAGAGTTAAAAATGGCACTACCGCGCCCAGCGATTGGTCATATTTTAGAAAAGTTTCAGCCAGATATTGTTCATGTAGTAAATCCAGCTGTTCTAGGGATAGCAGGCATATTTTATAGCAAAATGTTAAATATCCCGCTAGTAGCTTCTTATCATACCCATCTGCCCCAATATTTGCAACATTACGGTTTGGGAATGTTGGAAGGATTATTGTGGGAATTACTGAAATCTGCACACAACCAAGCAGCTTTAAATCTATGTACCTCCACAGCAATGATGGAGGAATTAACAGCACATGGTATTGAGCGAGTAAATTTGTGGCAACGGGGAGTAGATACAGAAACATTTCATCCCAGTTCAGCTTCCGAGCAAATGCGAGCGCGCCTGTCGCAAAATCATCCAGATAGCCCTTTGCTACTCTACGTTGGGCGTCTTTCTGCTGAAAAAGAAATTGAGCGCATTAAACCAATATTAGAAGCTATCCCCGAAGCAAGATTAGCACTTGTAGGAGATGGCCCTCACAGGGCAAACTTAGAAAAGTACTTTAGTGATACAAACACTCATTTTGTTGGGTATTTGGTTGGAGCAGAATTAGCCTCTGCATTTGCAAGCGCTGATGCTTTTGTCTTTCCTTCTCGTACAGAAACACTGGGATTGGTATTGCTAGAAGCAATGGCAGCTGGCTGCCCTGTAGTAGCGGCTCGTTCTGGCGGCATTCCCGATATTGTCACAGATGGCGTCAATGGATATTTGTTTGATCCCCAAACAGGCGATGCGGGTGCGATCGCAGCAGCAATTCGTCTACTAGAAAATAAACAAGAACGAGAAATTATCCGTCAAAATGCACGTCAAGAAGCAGAACGTTGGGGATGGGCAGCTGCCACTCGCCAATTACAAGATTATTATCAAAAGATAATTTATTCCGAGTTACCAAAAGCGGCATAATTGTCTGGATTAGGAATAAAAATACAAAGCAAAAAGAATTTGGCTTTTAACTTTTATAATTCTTAATCCTGAATTTGATACTCCATCTTCTCATCTCAAGAGTTTGCGATCCAATTCCTTGGTTTATTCCCTTATGTGCAATAAACTTTTTGCTCATTCTATTTTCAAACTAATCAATTACTGTCTTGAAATAGTTTAAAGCTCCTTTAAGAACACTGCACAAAGATGCGCTCTGCACAGCTTAAATAGAGAATGTCTGAACTCGGCGAACCTTTTTTTGGAAAGCTGCTACGCGTCTACAAACTTTTTACAAATGGACACTGATAAACACAGATTTTTATTTTATCGGTGTCCATCTGTGTTCCTTTTAATAGTTGTAACTAATCTAAATTCTGATTTTTTGCAAAAAGCCCAATGTACAAAATTTATGAAGCGAAGAAAGAGTTTGGCACAATCTTGCTGCTGCCAAAGACTTTACCTAATTCTAAATACATTTTGCTAACTTCAAACTTTTTTCTTTTGCCTAAATTTCAGAACTTAGCTTAAAAGTTAATAATATATACACGGCAAGCACAGGTTCTAATTTAAACTCATGCTGATATTATTCTCCTAGTTTTCACCATCACTGCTAGCGTTACCATCATCTAGCCGGAAAGGATCTTCACCTATTCCTAATTGCTTTTTACTCCTTTTCAAACCTTTCCAAAGAGCTTTGATTTGCTCGTATGCCTCTTCTGGAGGAATTTTACCAGAAGTTTCTAAATTGCAAATATAACTTACTTTTTGGGCAAACTCCTGCAAATTAGCATTAAACACTAAGTTCTCTGGTTTGACTTGACCGTAGTAACGACCTTTAGGGTACAGAAAGTTATCTTTGTTCACCATTTTTAACGCGCTCACTTTGATAATCTAAGATTATTTATTACAAGTTCAGTTCTAGCTGTGCAAATGTCTAATTTCTGGCGTTGATTTTATTTAGTTATTTTGCCTATATATATAGACTCTTTTGCTTCACGATAAACACTGAAATATTTGTTTATTTTTTTACAATAACTAGTATTTTTACTTAGAAGAATTATTATTTATACTGAAGTAAATATATAAAAAACCCTAAACACTTATTTTCTAGGATAATTTTGCGCTTGTGCATCCATATCTTTTGTTGACGGCAGCGCTACCAATGATTAATAAATAACAACAAAAGATAAAATGGTTAAGCTTGAACGTGTAAAAGCCGCCCATAGCCTAAAACCTTACTTGTCACCATGTCTGTCCACACTAAGTTATACGAAGGCAAAGCCAAAATTATCTATCCCACGGATGACCCGCAAATCTTTTTAGCTGTTTTCAAAGATGATGCTACAGCCTTTAACGCACAAAAACGCGGAAGAATACAAGGGAAAGGAGATATAAATTGTAGCATTTCTAGTAAATTATTCAAAGAATTGGAAGCACGTGGCATAAAAACCCACTTCATTGATAATCCTGCTCCTAATCAAATGCGGATAGAAGCAGTAAAAATTTTGCCGTTGGAAGTAGTTGTGAGAAATATTGCTGCTGGTAGTCTTTGTCAGCAAACAGGATTACCACTAGGAACTGTGCTAAAACAGCCCTTGGTGGAGTTTTATTATAAAAACGATCAATTAGGAGATCCTTTATTGACACGCGATCGCCTACTGTTGATGGAACTGGCGACTGTGGAACAAGTTAACAAAATTACCCATCTAGCACTGCAAATAAACGAATTTCTGAAGGACTTTTTCCTGGAGTGTGATATTACCCTTGTAGACTTCAAACTAGAATTTGGTTTGAATTCACAACAACAGTTGTTACTTGCGGATGAAATTAGTCCAGATACCTGCCGTTTATGGGATATTTCTGCGGAGAATGATCCTAACCGTCGTGTTTTGGATAAAGATCGGTTTCGCCGTGACTTAGGGAATGTAGAAGATG
This window encodes:
- a CDS encoding glycosyltransferase family 1 protein, yielding MRIALFTETFLPKVDGIVTRLRHTVEHLQRRGDQVLVICPDGGMTEYKGAQIYGVSGFPLPLYPELKMALPRPAIGHILEKFQPDIVHVVNPAVLGIAGIFYSKMLNIPLVASYHTHLPQYLQHYGLGMLEGLLWELLKSAHNQAALNLCTSTAMMEELTAHGIERVNLWQRGVDTETFHPSSASEQMRARLSQNHPDSPLLLYVGRLSAEKEIERIKPILEAIPEARLALVGDGPHRANLEKYFSDTNTHFVGYLVGAELASAFASADAFVFPSRTETLGLVLLEAMAAGCPVVAARSGGIPDIVTDGVNGYLFDPQTGDAGAIAAAIRLLENKQEREIIRQNARQEAERWGWAAATRQLQDYYQKIIYSELPKAA
- the purC gene encoding phosphoribosylaminoimidazolesuccinocarboxamide synthase, which produces MSVHTKLYEGKAKIIYPTDDPQIFLAVFKDDATAFNAQKRGRIQGKGDINCSISSKLFKELEARGIKTHFIDNPAPNQMRIEAVKILPLEVVVRNIAAGSLCQQTGLPLGTVLKQPLVEFYYKNDQLGDPLLTRDRLLLMELATVEQVNKITHLALQINEFLKDFFLECDITLVDFKLEFGLNSQQQLLLADEISPDTCRLWDISAENDPNRRVLDKDRFRRDLGNVEDAYQEVLRRVIKAVERE